Proteins encoded within one genomic window of Lampris incognitus isolate fLamInc1 chromosome 1, fLamInc1.hap2, whole genome shotgun sequence:
- the grsf1 gene encoding G-rich sequence factor 1 — MSGNCKSLSSLLQRCLTSRQTTLWTNTWEGIKSRGNQLAVLGTGKRGFIGNHQYHKWTFKMTPCLQSDFKHQSALKIIQQRFCTKADAPYEDEYPPLPAYNADPEPEKKDFYIIQAKGLPWSCTAEDVLQFFSDCRIRDGVKGIHFTTNRQGKPNGLAFIEMEHEEDVRKALEKHRQYLGQRYVEVYEVTNSDAENILKNFLHTQASDGMVRLRGIPFSCTEDDIIQFFSGLDIVENGVTIILNHRGRNSGEAYVQFASQVMADEALQRDREVIGNRYIEVFPSRSSESCSPANPLSPPNNVVASQPSLETSSLHRASRPLYHVHIRGLPFKANGHDIVQFFSPLALSKILIEYRPNGKPSGEADVYFRSHQDAVSAMSRDKMHMGERYIELFLNSEVTNEG; from the exons ATGTCCGGCAACTGTAAATCCTTGTCGTCGTTACTGCAACGCTGTCTGACCTCAAGACAAACAACCTTATGGACAAATACTTGGGAAGGGATAAAATCGAGAGGGAACCAGTTGGCTGTCCTCGGTACTGGAAAACGTGGATTTATTGGGAATCACCAGTATCATAAATGGACATTCAAAATGACACCATGTCTTCAGAGTGACTTCAAACACCAATCTGCATTGAAAATCATCCAACAAAGATTCTGTACAAAG GCAGATGCCCCCTATGAAGATGAATATCCACCTCTGCCAGCCTATAATGCAGATCCTGAACCAGAGAAAAAGGACTTTTACATTATCCAAGCTAAAGGTCTGCCGTGGTCCTGCACAGCTGAGGATGTCCTGCAGTTTTTTTCTG ACTGCAGGATCCGGGATGGTGTTAAAGGGATCCATTTCACCACAAACAGACAGGGGAAGCCGAATGGGCTTGCCTTCATTGAGATGGAGCATGAAGAGGATGTCCGTAAAGCTTTGGAGAAGCACAGACAGTACCTCGGGCAACGATATGTTGAAG TGTATGAAGTGACAAACAGTGATGCTGAAAACATTCTGAAGAATTTTCTCCATACTCAAGCCAGTGACGGGATGGTGCGACTCCGAGGAATTCCTTTCAGCTGCACAGAGGACGATATCATTCAGTTCTTTTCAG GCTTGGATATAGTGGAGAATGGAGTCACCATCATCCTGAATCATAGAGGGAGAAACTCTGGAGAGGCTTATGTACAGTTTGCCTCTCAGGTCATGGCTGATGAAGCccttcagagagacagagaggtcatagGCAACAG GTATATTGAGGTGTTCCCTAGCAGAAGTAGTGAGAGCTGCTCTCCAGCCAATCCTCTTTCCCCCCCGAACAACGTCGTCGCCTCACAGCCAAGCCTTGAAACCA GTTCCCTACACAGAGCTTCAAGGCCTCTATATCATGTTCATATCAGGGGTTTGCCCTTCAAAGCTAATGGACACGACATCGTACAA ttcTTCTCTCCTTTAGCTCTGTCTAAGATTCTTATTGAGTACAGACCAAATGGGAAGCCCAGTGGAGAAGCTGATGTCTATTTTAGAAGCCACCAAGATGCGGTTTCAGCCATGTCCAGAGACAAAATGCATATGG GAGAGAGATACATTGAGTTGTTCCTGAACTCTGAAGTGACAAACGAAGGGTAA